Proteins encoded in a region of the Sulfurimonas marina genome:
- the rpmJ gene encoding 50S ribosomal protein L36 produces MKVRASVKKMCDDCKVIKRKGIVRVICKNPKHKQRQG; encoded by the coding sequence ATGAAAGTACGTGCTTCAGTAAAGAAAATGTGTGATGACTGTAAAGTTATCAAGAGAAAAGGGATTGTTAGAGTAATCTGCAAAAACCCTAAACATAAACAGAGACAAGGATAA
- the rpsM gene encoding 30S ribosomal protein S13, whose product MARISGVDLPKKKRVEYGLTYIYGIGLHTSRLILDATGIDYNKRVFELNEDEVAAITKEIRENHMVEGDLRKKVAMDIKALMDLGSYRGLRHRRGLPCRGQKTKTNARTRKGKKKTVGAA is encoded by the coding sequence ATGGCTCGTATTTCTGGTGTTGATTTACCTAAGAAAAAACGTGTAGAGTATGGTCTAACATACATCTACGGTATCGGTTTACATACTTCTCGCCTTATCTTAGATGCGACAGGTATTGATTATAACAAAAGAGTTTTCGAACTTAATGAGGATGAAGTAGCTGCAATTACTAAAGAGATCCGTGAAAACCATATGGTTGAAGGTGATTTACGTAAAAAAGTTGCTATGGATATTAAAGCACTTATGGATTTAGGTTCATATAGAGGTCTTCGTCACCGTCGTGGTCTTCCATGTCGTGGTCAAAAAACTAAGACTAATGCTCGTACTCGTAAGGGTAAAAAGAAAACTGTTGGCGCAGCGTAA
- the rpsK gene encoding 30S ribosomal protein S11 yields the protein MAKRKAVRKKVVKKNVSRGIIHISASFNNTLVTITDEMGNMIAWSSAGSLGFKGSKKSTPFAAQAAVEAAVEKAQVHGIKELGIRVQGPGSGRETAVKSVGAIEGIRVTFMKDVTPLPHNGCRAPKRRRV from the coding sequence ATGGCAAAAAGAAAAGCTGTTAGAAAAAAAGTTGTAAAGAAAAACGTATCACGTGGTATTATCCACATTTCTGCATCTTTCAATAATACATTAGTAACTATTACTGATGAGATGGGAAATATGATTGCGTGGAGTTCTGCTGGTAGCCTTGGTTTCAAAGGTTCTAAAAAATCTACTCCATTTGCTGCTCAAGCTGCTGTTGAAGCTGCTGTTGAAAAAGCGCAAGTGCATGGTATTAAAGAACTAGGTATTAGAGTACAAGGTCCAGGTTCTGGTCGTGAAACTGCAGTTAAGTCTGTAGGTGCAATCGAAGGTATCCGTGTTACATTCATGAAAGATGTAACTCCATTACCACACAACGGTTGTCGTGCGCCTAAGCGTCGTAGAGTTTAA
- the rpsD gene encoding 30S ribosomal protein S4 — protein MARYRGPVEKIERRFGVSLNLKGERRLAGKSALDKRPYGPGQHGQRRKKVSEYGLQLNEKQKAKFMYGVSEKQFRALFAEAKRREGNTGTNLITLIEQRLDNLVYRMGFASTRRFARQLVTHGHILVDGKKLDIPSYRVKPGQKIEVRESSKQNAQIQRAIELTNQTGLAPWVDIDADKVFGIFTRLPEREEVVIPVEERLIVELYSK, from the coding sequence ATGGCAAGATATAGAGGTCCAGTAGAAAAAATCGAAAGAAGATTTGGTGTTAGCCTAAACCTTAAAGGTGAGCGTCGTTTAGCAGGAAAATCTGCTTTAGATAAACGTCCTTACGGTCCAGGTCAACACGGTCAACGTCGTAAAAAAGTTTCTGAGTATGGTTTACAACTAAACGAGAAACAAAAAGCTAAATTCATGTATGGTGTATCTGAAAAACAATTCCGTGCATTATTCGCAGAAGCTAAAAGAAGAGAGGGTAATACAGGTACAAACCTTATTACTTTAATCGAGCAAAGACTTGATAACCTAGTATACAGAATGGGATTTGCATCTACTCGTAGATTTGCACGTCAGTTAGTTACTCACGGTCACATTTTAGTTGACGGTAAAAAACTTGATATCCCTTCATACCGTGTTAAACCAGGTCAAAAGATTGAAGTTCGTGAATCAAGCAAACAAAATGCTCAGATTCAAAGAGCTATCGAACTAACAAACCAAACAGGTCTTGCTCCATGGGTAGACATCGATGCTGATAAAGTATTCGGTATTTTTACTCGTTTACCAGAGCGTGAAGAAGTTGTTATTCCTGTAGAAGAGCGTTTAATCGTTGAGCTTTACTCGAAATAA